The following coding sequences are from one Pararge aegeria chromosome 13, ilParAegt1.1, whole genome shotgun sequence window:
- the LOC120628563 gene encoding protein phosphatase PTC7 homolog, which translates to MMQSIFWTGRVLSRAIRNGLSSFSNAAELNVSNKKHPYLVSVVCGFPKDIANGRSHKGQFGDDAWFSTNFNNADVIGVADGVGGWRAYGIDPGEFSSYLMRTCERLVRMGHFKMSEPGDLLAKSYYELLEHKKPILGSSTACVMILDRNESIMRAANIGDSGFMVVRGGRVVHRSHEQQHYFNTPYQLSLPPPGHDRNVLSDRPESAETAEFKVECGDVILVATDGVFDNVPEPVLVAEMRRARGEGGEAGTAGEETEVQRLQGVANSIAWMARNLSFDGCYMSPFAKSARQNGIDAIGGKPDDITVLLAIVAL; encoded by the exons atgatgcagtctataTTCTGGACTGGCAGAGTGCTATCACGTGCTATTAGAAATGGACTTTCGAGTTTTTCAAATGCTGCTGAATTAAACGTTTCGAACAAGAAACATCCTTATTTAGTGTCAGTGGTTTGTGGATTTCCCAAAGACATTGCTAATGGAAGATCTCATAAAGGACAGTTTGGCGACGATGCATGGTTTTCCACAAATTTCAACAATGCAGATGTCATTG GTGTTGCTGATGGAGTGGGAGGCTGGCGTGCATATGGAATTGATCCGGGGGAGTTCTCATCATATCTCATGAGAACATGTGAGAGACTCGTACGGATGGGACACTTCAAGATGTCAGAGCCGGGAGACCTTCTAGCTAAGTCTTATTACGAGCTGCTAGAACATAAGAAACCTATTTTag GTAGTAGCACAGCCTGCGTGATGATTCTAGACCGCAACGAGTCGATCATGCGCGCGGCTAACATAGGTGACAGCGGGTTCATGGTAGTGCGAGGCGGGCGTGTGGTGCACCGCTCGCACGAACAGCAACACTACTTCAACACGCCCTACCAGCTGAGCTTGCCTCCGCCCGGACACGACAGGAACGTGCTTAGCGATAG GCCTGAATCCGCGGAGACGGCGGAGTTCAAGGTGGAGTGCGGCGACGTGATTCTGGTTGCGACGGACGGCGTGTTCGACAATGTGCCCGAGCCGGTGCTGGTGGCGGAGATGAGGCGCGCTCGGGGTGAGGGAGGGGAAGCGGGGACGGCGGGCGAAGAGACCGAGGTGCAGCGACTACAGGGCGTGGCTAACTCTATCGCGTGGATGGCGAGGAACCTTTCCTTCGACGGCTGCTACATGTCGCCGTTCGCGAAGAGTGCTCGTCAGAATGGAATCGACGCGATAg GAGGAAAACCTGACGACATAACGGTGCTACTCGCTATTGTAGCGCTATGA